The following are encoded together in the Bradyrhizobium sp. CCGUVB1N3 genome:
- a CDS encoding patatin-like phospholipase family protein, whose product MPPPSFLTGSILFNGGIGRTGMRLLRQAALLCGLALAGCTTLPRTPYTAADASSSRVLDIDGLRRYTDEPVGKFRAGKDDTAATTTYLALSGGGADGAYGVGVLNGWSAAGTRPVFSVVSGVSTGGLIAPFAYLGPQYDDTLRELYTSGIAESLLSDPSIMRVLFGSGLFGNTRLRELVARYVGPEILAQVAREHAKGRKLLVVTTDLDTQRTAVWDMGKIAALGTPEALKLFRDVMAASASIPLVFPPILIEAEGQGRRFQEMHVDGGVTAPVLTLPEDLLFHGRLPGNSRVNIYILVNKKIERTFELVPNGTIEVASRSLSSITQSQTRSVIFSTYDFARRNHLGFHLSYIERDYPPPPSQGFDTAYMRALYQYGYEKAAGGHAWSATLP is encoded by the coding sequence ATGCCTCCCCCTTCATTCCTGACCGGATCGATCCTGTTCAACGGCGGGATCGGCAGAACGGGCATGCGCCTGCTCCGCCAGGCCGCCCTGCTCTGCGGCCTGGCGCTGGCCGGGTGCACGACCCTGCCGCGAACGCCCTACACGGCGGCCGATGCGAGCAGTTCGCGCGTGCTCGATATCGACGGCCTGCGCCGCTACACCGACGAGCCCGTCGGCAAATTCCGCGCCGGCAAGGACGACACCGCAGCGACCACGACCTACCTGGCGCTGTCCGGCGGCGGCGCCGACGGCGCCTATGGCGTCGGCGTGCTGAACGGCTGGAGCGCGGCCGGCACGCGCCCCGTTTTCTCGGTCGTCTCGGGCGTCAGCACCGGTGGGCTCATTGCGCCGTTCGCGTACCTCGGACCGCAATATGACGACACGCTCAGGGAGCTCTACACCAGCGGCATCGCGGAGAGCCTGCTGAGCGATCCCAGCATCATGCGCGTGCTGTTCGGATCCGGCCTGTTCGGCAACACGCGGCTGCGCGAGCTCGTCGCCCGCTATGTCGGGCCGGAGATCTTGGCGCAGGTCGCGCGCGAGCATGCCAAGGGCCGCAAGCTGCTCGTCGTGACCACCGATCTCGACACCCAGCGCACCGCCGTCTGGGACATGGGCAAGATCGCCGCGCTCGGCACGCCCGAGGCGCTCAAGCTGTTTCGCGACGTGATGGCGGCCTCCGCCAGCATTCCGCTGGTGTTTCCGCCGATCCTGATCGAGGCCGAAGGCCAGGGCCGACGCTTTCAGGAGATGCATGTCGACGGCGGCGTCACCGCGCCGGTCCTGACGCTCCCGGAAGACCTGCTGTTCCACGGGCGCCTGCCCGGCAACAGCCGGGTGAACATCTACATCCTCGTCAACAAGAAGATCGAGCGTACCTTCGAGCTCGTGCCCAACGGCACGATCGAGGTTGCCTCGCGCAGCCTATCCTCGATCACGCAGTCGCAGACACGCTCGGTGATCTTCTCGACCTACGATTTCGCGCGCCGCAACCACCTCGGCTTTCACCTGTCCTATATCGAGCGCGATTATCCGCCGCCGCCCTCGCAAGGATTCGACACGGCCTATATGCGCGCGCTCTATCAGTATGGGTACGAGAAGGCGGCCGGTGGCCACGCCTGGAGCGCCACGCTTCCCTAG
- the tgt gene encoding tRNA guanosine(34) transglycosylase Tgt gives MNLPDHGLPNHFELLATDGTARTGRLTTPHGVVRTPAFMPVGTAGAMKGMHWREVREAGADIVLGNTYHLMLRPGAERIAALGGLQKFTGWNGPMLTDSGGFQVMSLSDLRKVSEKAVTFRSHIDGAKVELSPERSIEVQRYLGSDIAMQMDECVRLPAERDDIERAMRLSLRWAERSKRAFESAPEGYMLFGIVQGGDVPSLRHASAEGLVEIGFHGYAIGGLAVGEPQDVMLAMIDETAPALPSERPRYLMGVGTPDDLLEAVKRGIDMFDCVMPTRNGRHGVAFTRFGQVNLRNARHADDPRPLDEESSWPSARNYARAYLHHLVKSGETLGAMLLSDINIAYYQSLMQGIRDAIANGKFEEFYQRTREEWARGDIAPR, from the coding sequence ATGAATCTTCCCGATCATGGTCTTCCCAATCATTTCGAACTGCTCGCAACCGATGGCACTGCGCGCACCGGCCGCCTGACCACGCCCCATGGCGTGGTGCGCACGCCTGCCTTCATGCCGGTCGGCACCGCAGGCGCCATGAAGGGCATGCATTGGCGCGAGGTGCGCGAGGCCGGTGCCGACATCGTGCTCGGCAACACCTATCATCTGATGCTGCGGCCGGGCGCGGAACGCATCGCAGCGCTCGGCGGCCTGCAGAAGTTCACCGGCTGGAACGGCCCGATGCTGACCGATTCCGGCGGCTTCCAGGTGATGTCGCTGTCGGATTTGCGCAAGGTCAGCGAGAAGGCGGTCACCTTCCGCTCGCATATCGACGGTGCCAAGGTCGAATTGTCGCCCGAGCGTTCGATCGAGGTGCAGCGCTATCTCGGCTCCGATATCGCCATGCAGATGGACGAGTGCGTGCGGCTGCCGGCCGAGCGCGACGACATCGAGCGCGCGATGCGGTTGTCGCTGCGCTGGGCGGAACGGAGCAAGCGCGCCTTCGAGAGCGCGCCCGAAGGCTACATGCTGTTCGGCATCGTGCAGGGCGGCGACGTTCCGTCGCTGCGGCATGCGAGCGCGGAAGGCCTGGTCGAGATCGGCTTTCACGGCTACGCGATCGGCGGGCTCGCGGTCGGCGAGCCGCAGGATGTGATGCTGGCGATGATCGACGAGACCGCGCCGGCGTTACCGTCCGAACGGCCGCGTTATTTGATGGGCGTCGGCACGCCGGATGATCTTCTCGAAGCCGTGAAACGCGGCATCGACATGTTCGATTGCGTGATGCCGACGCGTAATGGCCGCCACGGCGTCGCCTTCACGCGCTTCGGTCAGGTGAACCTGCGCAACGCACGCCACGCCGACGATCCGCGGCCGCTCGATGAAGAGAGTTCGTGGCCATCCGCGCGCAACTACGCGCGCGCCTATCTCCACCATCTCGTCAAGTCAGGCGAGACGCTCGGCGCAATGCTGCTGTCGGATATCAATATCGCCTATTACCAGTCCCTGATGCAGGGCATCAGGGACGCAATCGCAAACGGCAAATTCGAAGAATTCTATCAGCGTACGCGCGAAGAGTGGGCGAGGGGCGACATCGCCCCACGCTAG
- the cysK gene encoding cysteine synthase A, producing MDASSTTGAVHSAGRGRVYDSIVDAFGDTPIVRLRRLPGLQGVNATILAKLEYFNPAASVKDRIGAAMIIAMEKAGHIKPDTVLIEPTSGNTGIALAFVAASRGYRLKLVMPESMSIERRKMLAFLGAEIVLTPAAQGMKGAIATAEELLKTTPNSVMPQQFKNLANPEVHRRTTAEEIWNDTGGNIDFFVAGVGTGGTITGVGQVLKPRKPSLRVVAVEPEESPVLSGGQHTPHKIQGIGAGFIPDILDRSVIDEIVKVNSTTAIETSRALARHEGIPGGISSGAAIAAALQIGKRPEAAGKTILAVVPSFSERYLSTALFEGI from the coding sequence ATGGACGCTTCGTCCACCACGGGTGCAGTGCACTCAGCCGGCCGCGGCCGGGTTTATGACTCGATCGTCGACGCTTTCGGCGACACGCCGATCGTGCGGCTGCGCCGGTTGCCGGGCCTGCAAGGGGTGAATGCGACCATTCTCGCCAAACTTGAATATTTCAATCCGGCCGCGAGCGTGAAGGATCGCATCGGCGCGGCCATGATCATCGCCATGGAGAAGGCGGGCCACATCAAGCCGGATACGGTGCTGATCGAGCCGACCTCCGGCAATACCGGCATCGCGCTCGCCTTCGTCGCCGCCTCGCGCGGCTATCGCTTGAAGCTCGTGATGCCGGAATCGATGTCGATCGAGCGGCGCAAGATGCTGGCCTTCCTCGGCGCCGAGATCGTGCTGACGCCGGCGGCACAGGGCATGAAGGGCGCGATCGCAACCGCTGAGGAGCTGCTCAAGACGACGCCGAACTCGGTGATGCCGCAGCAGTTCAAGAACCTCGCCAATCCCGAGGTGCATCGCCGCACCACCGCGGAGGAGATCTGGAACGACACCGGCGGCAATATCGATTTCTTCGTCGCCGGCGTCGGCACCGGCGGCACCATCACGGGCGTCGGCCAGGTGCTGAAGCCCCGCAAGCCGTCGTTGCGGGTCGTGGCGGTCGAGCCGGAGGAGAGCCCGGTGCTGTCAGGCGGTCAGCACACCCCGCACAAGATCCAGGGCATCGGCGCCGGCTTCATTCCCGACATTCTCGATCGCTCGGTGATCGACGAGATCGTGAAGGTCAACTCGACGACCGCGATCGAAACCTCGCGTGCGCTGGCGCGGCATGAGGGCATCCCGGGCGGCATCTCCTCGGGCGCGGCGATCGCTGCAGCGCTCCAGATCGGCAAGCGGCCGGAAGCTGCGGGAAAAACCATCCTGGCGGTGGTGCCGTCGTTCTCCGAGCGCTATCTTTCGACCGCTCTGTTTGAGGGAATCTAG
- a CDS encoding BrnA antitoxin family protein: MADQPRRPRTLGDARTEAEAAFKKVTAKVAVAPPKPNVAPGIKEQVTLRIDQDVLEHFQEGGPGWQDRINEALRKAAGK, translated from the coding sequence ATGGCGGATCAACCGAGGCGGCCGCGGACCCTGGGCGATGCGAGGACGGAGGCCGAAGCCGCGTTCAAGAAGGTGACCGCCAAGGTTGCTGTGGCGCCGCCGAAGCCGAACGTGGCGCCGGGCATCAAGGAGCAGGTCACGCTGCGCATCGACCAGGACGTGCTGGAGCATTTCCAGGAAGGCGGCCCCGGCTGGCAGGACCGCATCAACGAGGCGCTGCGCAAGGCGGCGGGGAAGTAG
- a CDS encoding caspase family protein translates to MRYLTILVSLMCMALSVSAAKADRRVAFVVGNGAYKNVAQLPNPPIDAKAMAATLRNVGFEVIEGSNLSRDQMTEKLLDFGRKAQGSDVAVFYYAGHGIAVGGTNYLLPVDADIKSEMDVKLGAAINIDLTLDQTMGDAKVKLVFLDACRDNPFAAKIKSNSATRSVNVQTGLAEMKSGEGTLIAFATGPGQTALDGQEGNNSPFTRALIDNITKPGVEIQQAMTSVRAQVNEETHKGQLPWGHTNLIGAVYLNPSQQGQQVANAAPTATGAAPAAASGNTDAANVELEYWRSVKESNKPEELNAYLSAYPNGQFKALALARIAAIKTGPSTTTRTLNAGVDPATFTDEATQLTEDQIGLDKGSRRDVQHRLTGLGFDTKLTGVFTDETRSVIKRWQAARSYPVSGYLNKLQHKALLSEIVATAAPTANSGSSGQQPPRRAPSNTASAPAPVQRSGSGDAAGAAFIGGVMGGVVGGMLRR, encoded by the coding sequence ATGCGCTATCTCACCATTCTCGTTTCGCTGATGTGCATGGCGTTGTCGGTCAGCGCCGCGAAGGCCGACCGTCGAGTCGCCTTCGTGGTCGGCAACGGCGCCTACAAGAACGTCGCGCAATTGCCGAATCCGCCGATCGACGCCAAGGCAATGGCGGCGACGCTGCGCAACGTCGGTTTCGAGGTGATCGAAGGCTCCAACCTCAGCCGCGACCAGATGACGGAGAAGCTGCTGGACTTCGGCCGCAAGGCGCAGGGCTCTGACGTCGCGGTGTTCTACTACGCCGGCCATGGCATTGCCGTCGGCGGCACCAATTACCTCCTGCCGGTCGATGCCGACATCAAGTCGGAGATGGACGTCAAGCTAGGGGCCGCCATCAATATCGACCTGACGCTCGACCAGACCATGGGCGATGCCAAGGTCAAGCTGGTGTTCCTCGATGCCTGCCGCGACAATCCCTTTGCCGCCAAGATCAAGTCCAACTCGGCGACCCGCAGCGTCAACGTCCAGACCGGCCTCGCCGAGATGAAGTCGGGCGAAGGCACGCTGATCGCGTTCGCGACCGGCCCGGGACAAACGGCGCTCGACGGCCAGGAAGGCAACAACAGCCCGTTCACCCGCGCGCTGATCGACAACATCACCAAACCCGGCGTCGAGATCCAGCAGGCGATGACGTCGGTGCGCGCCCAGGTCAACGAGGAGACCCACAAGGGTCAGCTTCCCTGGGGCCACACCAACCTGATCGGCGCCGTCTATCTCAATCCGTCACAGCAGGGCCAGCAGGTGGCCAACGCGGCACCGACCGCGACGGGCGCAGCCCCGGCGGCCGCGAGCGGCAATACCGATGCGGCCAATGTCGAGCTCGAATACTGGCGCTCGGTGAAGGAATCCAACAAGCCGGAAGAGCTCAACGCCTATCTCTCCGCCTATCCGAACGGCCAGTTCAAGGCGCTGGCGCTGGCGCGCATTGCGGCAATCAAGACCGGTCCGTCGACGACGACGCGTACCCTCAATGCCGGCGTCGATCCCGCGACCTTCACGGACGAAGCCACCCAGCTCACCGAGGACCAAATCGGGCTCGACAAGGGCTCGCGCCGCGACGTGCAGCACCGCCTCACCGGACTCGGCTTCGACACCAAGCTGACCGGTGTGTTCACCGACGAGACCCGCAGCGTGATCAAGCGCTGGCAGGCCGCGCGCAGTTATCCGGTCTCGGGCTATCTCAACAAGCTCCAGCACAAGGCCCTGCTCTCCGAGATCGTCGCGACAGCGGCGCCGACCGCCAATAGCGGCAGCTCCGGTCAGCAGCCTCCCCGTCGCGCCCCCAGCAACACCGCCAGCGCGCCCGCGCCCGTCCAGCGCAGCGGCAGCGGCGATGCCGCCGGCGCCGCCTTCATCGGCGGTGTCATGGGCGGCGTGGTGGGCGGCATGTTGCGGCGGTAA
- a CDS encoding DMT family transporter, whose product MSITPSKPMAALWMAGWLSLTLVMAVAGREAARQMNVFQLMEVRSLIGFVLLYPIIYRAGGFATLKTVRLPQHIVRNLIHYVSQLGWFFALTLIPIGQVVAIEFTMPIWTAILAAGFLSERMTPWKIAAIVLGLVGVIIIVRPAMGEINPGQLIALGAAMGFGVSMVLVKSLAHTESALAILFWMIVVQAVAGFFPALYVWAWPPTYVWGWVMVVAICGTFAHYCLASAMRYADATIVVPMDFLRVPLTATAGWLLYSERLDAWTVVGALLILLGNLLNLKPTAQVSARAVNQFHRARDQSE is encoded by the coding sequence ATGAGCATCACCCCGTCCAAACCGATGGCTGCGCTGTGGATGGCCGGCTGGCTGTCACTGACGCTGGTCATGGCGGTCGCCGGCCGCGAAGCCGCACGGCAGATGAACGTCTTCCAATTGATGGAAGTGCGCTCGCTGATCGGTTTCGTCCTGCTCTATCCGATCATCTATCGCGCCGGCGGCTTTGCGACGCTCAAGACCGTTCGCCTGCCCCAGCACATCGTGCGTAACCTGATCCACTACGTCTCGCAGCTCGGCTGGTTCTTCGCGCTGACGCTGATCCCGATCGGCCAGGTGGTGGCGATCGAGTTCACCATGCCGATCTGGACCGCGATCCTGGCTGCAGGCTTCCTGTCCGAGCGCATGACGCCGTGGAAGATTGCCGCAATCGTGCTTGGCCTCGTCGGCGTGATCATCATCGTCCGGCCCGCGATGGGCGAGATCAATCCCGGCCAGTTGATCGCGCTCGGCGCCGCCATGGGTTTCGGCGTGTCGATGGTGCTGGTGAAGTCGCTGGCGCACACCGAGAGCGCGCTGGCGATCCTGTTCTGGATGATCGTCGTGCAGGCGGTCGCGGGCTTCTTTCCGGCGCTCTATGTCTGGGCCTGGCCGCCGACCTATGTCTGGGGCTGGGTGATGGTGGTCGCCATATGCGGCACATTTGCGCATTACTGTCTCGCCAGCGCGATGCGCTACGCCGATGCCACCATCGTCGTGCCGATGGATTTCCTGCGGGTTCCACTGACGGCGACCGCCGGCTGGTTGTTGTATTCAGAGCGGCTCGACGCATGGACGGTAGTCGGCGCCCTGCTGATCCTGCTGGGCAATCTTCTGAACTTGAAGCCGACGGCGCAGGTTTCCGCCCGCGCAGTGAACCAATTCCATAGGGCTCGCGACCAATCGGAGTAG
- a CDS encoding MarR family winged helix-turn-helix transcriptional regulator: protein MTEASDLYRRVETECPAFQARVTARALTRYYNACFRPLGITAEQFSLLVGIGGSHEPTLAELAARAGVDATTLSRSVKSLERRGLVRNHGGRGRAGKRLVLTDGGRRLMDESMAAWERARVRLAEALGEEASRVAGRVMSQLAVAAQAAASAVSPTDSSGT, encoded by the coding sequence ATGACAGAGGCTTCTGATCTCTATCGCCGCGTCGAAACCGAGTGCCCGGCCTTCCAGGCCCGAGTCACGGCGCGGGCGCTCACGCGCTACTACAATGCCTGCTTTCGGCCCTTGGGGATCACGGCAGAGCAGTTCAGCCTTCTGGTGGGGATTGGCGGCAGCCACGAGCCAACGCTTGCTGAGCTGGCGGCGCGCGCCGGGGTCGATGCCACCACTCTCAGCCGCAGCGTAAAGAGCCTCGAGCGGAGGGGTCTCGTGCGCAACCATGGGGGGCGGGGCCGAGCCGGCAAACGCCTGGTGCTTACCGACGGGGGCCGCCGGCTGATGGACGAGTCCATGGCCGCCTGGGAGCGCGCCCGGGTCCGGTTGGCTGAGGCTCTTGGCGAGGAGGCATCGCGTGTTGCGGGGCGTGTCATGTCCCAGCTTGCAGTCGCCGCGCAGGCTGCGGCCTCGGCCGTCTCACCAACCGATTCCTCAGGTACCTAG
- a CDS encoding DUF1330 domain-containing protein: MTAYVHVNLRIMDPARQAALAPRFQAALQAAGGRILHFGPVAQMLEGDVAPLPMAGIFEFATLADALAFYQSPGYAPIKVERDAAQEARVFVVDAG, encoded by the coding sequence ATGACGGCCTATGTCCACGTCAATCTGCGTATAATGGATCCGGCCAGGCAAGCCGCACTGGCGCCGCGCTTTCAGGCGGCGCTACAGGCAGCAGGAGGCCGCATCCTCCACTTCGGGCCGGTGGCCCAGATGCTGGAAGGGGACGTGGCGCCATTGCCCATGGCCGGCATCTTCGAATTCGCGACTCTCGCCGACGCGCTGGCGTTTTATCAGTCACCGGGGTACGCGCCGATCAAGGTTGAGCGCGACGCGGCGCAGGAAGCACGCGTGTTTGTCGTCGACGCGGGCTGA